Within the Thermostichus lividus PCC 6715 genome, the region CTGTGTCTATGACCCCCTCGCCGAACTCACGCGCCTATTTGCTGATAAAACCACCAAACACAATCGCGCCGACGTTGCTAACCTGCCGATTGAGGAGCGGTTAAAGCGGCATATTATCGATGGCGATCGCCAAGGATTAGACGAGACCCTTGCCAAAGCCCTTGAGACCTATGCCCCCCTTGACATCATCAATACCTTTTTACTGGAAGGCATGAAGGTGGTGGGGGAACTATTTGGGTCTGGGCAAATGCAACTCCCCTTTGTGCTCCAGTCCGCTGAAACCATGAAAGCCGCCGTGGCCTACCTTGAACCCTTTATGGAAAAGTCTGAAACCGGCAGCAATGCGAAGGGGACGGTGATTATTGCCACAGTCAAAGGGGATGTTCACGACATCGGTAAAAACCTAGTGGATATTATCCTCACCAACAACGGCTATCGGGTGATTAACCTTGGCATTAAGCAGCCGGTGGAAAACATTATCCAAGCCTACGAAGAACACAAGGCCGATTGCATTGCCATGAGTGGCCTGCTGGTTAAGTCCACGGCGTTTATGAAAGAGAACCTCGAACGCTTTAATGAGCGGGGGATTACGGTGCCTGTCATTTTGGGAGGGGCTGCCCTAACGCCTAAGTTTGTGTACGAGGACTGTCAGGCCACCTATCAGGGGCAAGTCATCTACGGTAAAGATGCCTTTGCGGATCTTCATTTTATGGATCGCTTGATGCCTGCCAAAGCGGCTGGCAAATGGAGCGATCGCCATGGCTTTTTAGATCAGGATGCCCCCCGCCAAGAATCATTATCGCCGCCTGACGAGCCACCCGTTGCCCCAGACAACAGTGGGCAGCCATCAGAACTGAGTTCACCGGTGGTGGATACGCGCCGCTCCGATGCTGTGGCCATCGATATTCCTCGACCCAAGCCGCCTTTTTGGGGCATTCGCCATCTCAAAGCCGATCAGATTCCCCTATCAGAGGTCTTTGCCTACTTGGATCTGCAGGCTCTGATTGCCGGACAGTGGCAGTTTCGCAAACCAAAGGAGCAGTCCCGTGCTGAGTACGATAGCTTCTTAGCGCAGACCGTGTACCCCATTTTGGAGTCTTGGAAGCAGCGCATCTTAGACGAGAACTTACTGCACCCTGAACTGATCTACGGGTACTTTCCCTGCCAAAGCCAAGGGAATACGCTGTACCTCTACGATCCAGCAGCAATGGCAGATGCCGCAGCCTTCACTCCAGAAGGGGCGATCGCCCAGTTCACGTTTCCCCGTCAAGCCAAGGGGCGACGGCTGTGTATTGCCGACTTCTTTGCACCCGTTGAATCAGGTATTATCGATGTCTTTCCCATGCAAGCAGTAACCGTCGGTGAGATTGCCACGGAAGTCGCTCAGCGCCTCTTTGCTGCCAACCAGTACACCGACTACCTCTACTTCCACGGCATGGCTGTTCAAACTGCCGAAGCCTTGGCGGAATGGTGTCATGCCCGCATTCGCCGCGAATTGGGCTGCACCCCGGATCCGACATCCATTCGCGACATTCTTGCCCAACGCTATCAAGGATCCCGCTATAGCTTTGGCTATCCCGCCTGCCCCAATATGCAGGATCAATATACGCAATTGCGGCTCTTGCAAGCCGAGCGCATGGGGATGTACATGGATGACAGCGAGCAACTCTATCCTGAGCAGTCAACAACTGCGATTATTTGCTACCATCCGGCTGCCAAATATTTCAGTGTTTGATGATGATAAAAGGCTTTTGACCCCTTAGTGGCCGATGACCTTGCCCTAGTAGCGCGATCGCGGTCGGTGGTTGGCCACGGAAAGCACCAGACCCAAGCCAATGTAGGTTGCCAACAACGCCGATCGCCCATAACTGAGAAAAGGAAGGGGAATACCAGTCACCGGAAACAGATTGACGGTCATGCCAATATTGACAACCGCTTGAAACACCAGCATCGAAAACAACCCGATCGCCAACAGCGACCCAAAATCAGTGCGAGCACTGTTAGCGATTTGCAGCAGCCGTAGGCCAATAAACCAGAAGAGAAAAAGAATCAGCAGGCCGCCAGCAAACCCCAATTCCTCACCAATGGCCGAAAAAATAAAGTCAGTATGCTGCTCTGGAATAAAGCCCAACTGGGTTTGGGTGCCCTGAAAAATCCCGCGTCCCCATAGGCCCCCTGCACCGATAGCAATCCGCGACTGAATCAAGTGATACCCCGCCCCCAATGGATCTTTATCGGGGTCTAAAAACATCAAAAGACGATTTTTCTGATACTCCTTAAGGACACTCCACAGCAGTTGCCCCAGTCCGGCTCCGGACAAATTGAGCACAATGCCACCAATGGCACCAATCCACCCTAAAGGTAAGCTGCGCCATGCCACAATCCCCATCGCCAAGGTCCACAGTAACCAGACCCATAGGTTCAATTCGTAAGGCAGGGGAAGGGCAAATAAAATGGCCGCCACCAAGGGCGAGAGCATGAGGATAATCCAGCCGAGGCGGGCATTGGCCCAGTAGAGCATTCCTAGGGTGATGGCACCAAACACTAGGGAGGTGCCCAGATCCGGCTCGGTTAAAATGAGCAACAACGGCGGAGCCGTAGCGATAAAGACGCGCAGGATGCCCGCCAGTCCATTGGCCGGTACCCGATGCAGCAGAGCCGCTTGGGTAAGAATAATTGAAATTTTGGCAAACTCTGAGGGTTGTAAGTTAAAGCCAGCGATGGGCAGCCAACTCTGAGCACCGTTGGCCTCAACGCCGAATAAACTCACGGCCAGCAGCAGCGCACAGCTTAGGCCATAGACAAACCAGTGGACACCTATAAATGCTGACTCCGGAATACGCGCCAAGGTGAGGGCAAGAACCGTTCCCACGATTGCCACGGCCACGTGTTGGAAGCCATCTTTGTCGCCGATGTGCAGTTCAGCACTGTGAATAAACAGAGCACCGATCAGTGTAATGAGCCACACCGCAATTAGCAGTGACCAATCGACCCCCCGCCACGGGTATAACCATGCCTGCCAGCGACGTTGGCGCAGGAGCGTTGTCCAAAACATAGTCAATATCCCTCGTTTCGCACTAGGCTGGAACAAAGCCAACAGATTCAAGCCCTCATTGTATCCCTATCGAGGAAGTTCATGTTCGATTGGCAGCAGCGGTTTTCTAAACTCCTATGGTCTATTTCCGGCCGGTTATTGGTCGTCATGCTGCTGACCTCGCTGCTTCCTATGGGAGCAGTGGTACTCTACAACCAGTCGGAAAGTAGCTTGATGATGGAGGATGCCGAAATCCAAGCCTTGAAACTACTAGCCATTGGCAAAGCTCGTTCCCTTGATCAGTTGATTAATGATGTGCTCAGTGATGCCAGGCTAGTGGCGGAAGACTATGAAATTCAGCGGTTTCTGAGGGATGCGATTGACTTTCCTAGCGATCACACCTCTATCCAGAGCCTGCTGCGCAGTGTGAACAATCTCAGCCACACCTACAACGACGTGATCCTCTTAACCCGTGAGGGGCGCTCCATCCAAGCAACTGACCCTGCCTTGATTGGCGATGACTATTCGCAAACGGAGCTTTGGCAGCGGGGCATTCAAGAGAATAATTTCGTCTCGACGGTGAAGATCAAAAGCACGATCGCCAATGAACCAGTATTTGTTGTCTTTCAGCGCATTCGGGACAACAATCAAAGATTGCTAGGGGCGGTCTTACTAACGCTGCGTGCCGCTGCCATTAAAGACATCATTACCTATCTGGTGCCGGATATTCGCGGCGAGTCGTTTCTAATTGATCATCATGGCCTGATGCTCAGCAGCACCAACCCCAATATTGATTTGCACAGTTTAGAACCACTGTCCGAGCCAGTTATCCGCTCTTATTTCCTCTTTGTGCCGCCCCAACCCATTCCTACCTTGAGCGATCGCTCCAATAAGCGGCTGCGGGACGTGATTTTCGGCTCGAATCGTCCCGGAACGTTAGCCTATTCAGAAAATGACGATCGCCGCCCAGACCATGTGTTAGCCTATGCGCCACTGGCTCGAAAACAAGCAGCAGTGGTGGTTAGTGTGCGCCTACAGGAGTTTCTCGCTCCCCTCGATGCCTTAGCGATGCGGGGCTTAGTGAGTTTGCTATTTGTGGGCGGCGGGGTTATTGTCATCTCCTTAGTTGTGGCGCAATCCATTACGAGACCGATTCGGGCGATCGCCACAGCTGCTCGCAACCTCAAAAACGATCGATTTGACGCCAGCGTTCTTACGCCCTATACCCACTCTCAGGATGATATGGGGGAACTCGCACAAACATTTTTAGAAATGGCTCTAGAAGTAGAGCACCGCCACCACCAATTGCAACAGCAGCTCAGTGATCTCAAGATTGAAATTGATCAAGAGAAACGCAAAAAAGCAGTTGCAGAAATTACCGAAACAGATTATTTCCAAACCTTGCGCGATCGCGCCCATGCCCTACGGCAACAGGCAAAATCTGCCCCAACTCATCCTAGCGCAGCGGGCAATGACCCCCAGTCTCAGGAGACCCCCAACCATGAGTCCTAGCTCGAACCCAACACCCACCATCCCTGCCTTAGCCACCTTGCCGCGCCATCCCTACATTGACGCTGCTGGCCAAGTGGCACCCAACCTACAGAGCTGCATTGGGGTCTATGCCATTTTTGATGCTGCCGAGGTATTGCAGTACATTGGCTATTCCCGGGATATACGGCTGAGCCTCCAGCAGCACCTTGTCCGCTGCCCCAACGAGTGCGTGAGCTACGCCGTCGTTAGCATCGATCGCCCCGATCGCCCGTGGTTGCAGGCCATTCAAGCACAATGGATAGCTGAAGTAGGGGCAATTCCCATTGGCAATGCCCAAGAGCGAGCGCGCTGGGAGCAGGCCATTGATGTGCGCCCCCTGATGAGCGTCGCTGAGGCAGAAGCTCTCGCCACCGCAGACCCATTGCAGCAACCAAAACTCCTGAAACAGGTTGCACGGCGGGTTGAGGCCGACATTCTTAAGCAGTTGCACCAGCGATCGCTGCGAGAAACCTTAGTGTTTAACCCAAAACTCAAGGAGAGCGGACGACTAGACCTCAAGTCATAGACATTCTCTAAAGAAAGCATTAGCCTGAAACAGGCACACATTAGCCTTTAGGAGACGTCTATGGCGGAAACACCCGTCCCCCCTGAAACCGTCCTGCACCAGTTACAATGGCGGTACGCCACAAAAAAATTTGATCCCAGCCGACCCATTCCCGATAGTCTTTGGCAGGTTCTCTGTCAAAGCTTAGTTTTGGCTCCCTCATCCTTTGGCTTGCAGCCGTGGAAGTTTTTTGTGATTACCACCCCTGACCTTCGGCAGGCGCTTTTACCCCATACCTGGAATCAACGCCAAGTAGTTGATGCCTCTCATTTAGTAGTGTTTGCCATTAAAACAGGGATTAACGCCGCAGATGTGGATCGCTACTTGGCTCGCCAAGCCGAAGTGCACAACACCAGCGTAGAAAACTTACAAAAGTACGGCGACATCGTCAAAGGATTTCTGCAATCGCCGCCCTACCCTCTCAACCTCGATGAGTGGTCAACTCGCCAAGTGTATATTGCCCTGAGCCAGTTTATGGTCACCGCCGCCATGCTGGGCATAGATACCTGCCCCATGGAAGGATTCCTACCGCAGGAATACGACCGCGTGCTAGGCTTACCCGATCAGGGCTACCATGCCGTTGTGGTTTGCGCTGCTGGCTATCGCGCCGCCGATGACAAGTATGCCACCTTACCTAAGGTGCGCTATCCCCTTGAGGCCGTGATAGAAGTTCGTTAACTTAGGTGCAAAAAAGGGCAGCTCCGTAGAACTGCCCTCAATCAATTGAGAATTAAATCAAGTATCGGCAAACCTTAGAACGTGAAGGTTGTCCGAATGACGCCTTGAAGAATTGGCTGACCAGAAATAAGCCCAGCACCATTGGTGTTGTTGGGGTTAATGATCGCCGTGAAGATAGGCGTAATGCTGATGTTGTCGCTGATGGGGAACTTGTAGAAAGCTTCAACGTTAACTTGGTTAGCATTGTTGATAAAGCCAGCGGAAGGAGCACTGTTAATAAACGGTGCGCCCGCAGCAGCCGCCAACACAGACCCCGGAACCAACAAGTCTTTGTAGCCAATCCCCGCCATGAAGGAGTAGGCCATCATACCAGAGGCAGGGAACCCTAGGAAGGAGTAGGGCAAGGGAGACATCCGTGGATTGTAGCTCGCCGGAATACCGGCAACACCAGCACGACCAAAAATCCCTAAGCGACCAAGGTTGAGCTCAAAGTTAAGACCACCGGCACGGCTTTCGACCCCATAGGTTTTGGAGTAGGTGCCTTGCAGTTTAACAGCATAGCTGTTGCGGCCATTGCCAAAGGTGTTGGCATACTCTAACTCAAGCGATCCTTGGAAGGGATCACCTGCAAAGCCACCGCTGGGAAGCGCGCCAGAGAAGGGGTTACCTGCATTGGCAGCAATGTAGAGCGCCCGAGCAGTAAATGGTCCTTCATTGGGGTTCCACTGAATCGCAGCACCCGCACCACCCAAGAAGTTCAAGGCATAGGGCACGATGAAGGGGTTGTTGATGAAGAAGTAGGTGCCAAAGTCACTGGCTGGGGAGTTGGCCCAACTGTTGGTGTCGATGATGTCGCTAGGATAGAACTGCGGACCGGCGGTAATCGTAACGTCCTGCGTAGGCTTGAAGCTATAGGCCAAGCGGTACAAGTTTACACCAGGACCAAAACCGGACCAGTAGTACTGGCTAGGGCTGAAGTAGGGCAAGGGAGCACCAAAGGTAGCTGTTGGGTTACCACCAATCCCAGTGCCGTAGGCGAAGGGGTTCTGGTTGAGACCAACCCCATAGGTACTGATAGCATCCAACCCACCATTCCCTGTCGAAAGACTGGTTTGCAGCAGGTCAGTGCCTGTGAAGCTGGTATTCAGGTTGAGAATAACCGCCGCAATAACTGTTGGATTAGTTTGGGTTGGCGTAAAAGAGACAATCGGGAAAAATCCAGGAGGTGAAGTACTCCCCGGAACGGTACTGCTGGGAACACCCGAACCAAGGCTAAAGGGTGGGTTGGCGGTAAGCGCACTGCTGCTAAAGCGGCCACCGTATTGCACCGACATCACGGCAGTACCGGTGAGTTTAGTAGTGGTCGAAAATTGAGTCGCTTCGAGGGCAGCAGTCCGTGCTTCAAGGTTATCGACACGACCGCGTAGGGTGGCCAGTTCAGCAGCGAACTCATCCATCAGTTTTTGCAGGGTGGCGAGTTCTTCTTTGGTGGCAAAGCGATCGCTAATAACGTCCAAGCAGGCGTTCAGGGCAGCAGCCATTTCGTAACGGGTGGCGGCACGGTTGCCACGGAAGGTGCCATCGGGATAACCCGCAATACAACCATATTTTTCAACGAGGGATGCCAAGGCTTGGTACGCCCAGTCCGTTGGGCGAACATCTGACAACTGAGATACCGAGGTCACCTGACCCATGGATTCTTCGTTTGCCAATAGCTGGTTGACTGAAGTGATGGCACCAGAGGCATCCGCAATGGCATTGGGGGCAGGCAACGCTTCGGAAACTTGTAGATTTTGGGGTTCGGCCGCAATCAGATTTTCAAAGGAAGCGGGTTCATTAGCTGTAGCAATGTTGGCCCCTGCAACAACACCCAGTAGGCTCAAGCTACCCGCTAAAAGGTACGTTTTTTTCACAATGTTACTCCTCACTCACGAGCATTCTGGGTAGGCAGAGCGAAAACTCAGTCTGCTATCCCCTAATACCTAGCTTACACAATATAGCTTAGTCGAGTGGCTAGCTTATTATGCAAACCTTGGTAGATTCTAGTCTCTCCGTTGGGAATTCGTCAATTGTTTTTTTACTTTTCTAGAATTGTTTTCTAGAATTCTTTTTTTGTACAGGGGCGGTGTTCCATACAATTAGTTTAAGCGCCAGACCAAAGCGACAATGTGGAGTGTGCCTTGAACAAGTCCCCTTTGAGCGCAATGGAGGTGTTAGCTCGCTACCGCCGTGGCGATCGCCAGTTTATGGGGGCGAACCTCACCGGTATCGACCTCGAAGGCGCGGATCTGCGGGGTGTGAACTTGCAGGGCGCGAATCTGAGCCAAGCGAACCTTGCCCATGCCAACCTTGAAGGAGCGAACCTGAGTGCGGCTAACTTAGATCAGGCCAATGTGGTTGGCGCACATCTGAGGGGGGCAAATCTTGAGAATGCGCTGCTGGGCACCATTATCCGTTATCCACTCCCACCAGCCCCCTTGACCCCGCCGCTCACTGTGGCAGAGATTCTCCAGCAGTACCAACGCGGGGTTCGCCAGTTCCATGGCTTAGATCTAAGTCAATTTGATTTTGAAGGGGAAGACCTGAGCGGTATTGATTTTGCAGGCTGCTGCTTAGAGGGCAGTAACTTTAAGTTGGCTATTCTCCAGGACGCGAATTTTGCAGGGGCGAACTTGCGATCGGCCAGCTTGGCCATGGCGGATCTGCAGCAGGCTAACTTTGCGGGGGCAGATCTGCGGGGTTGTTCCCTCAAGGGTGCCGATCGCCGTGGGGCACGCTACGATGGCAAGACGCAATTTGATCCGGACTTTGATCCGAAAAAAGGAGGGATGCGGCAGGTTAATTAAGCTAGGCTTAGGTAAGCTAATTTGAACCGTTTGTCAAGTCATCAAGGGCTGGTTTATCGAATGTGAGCGAACAACCCCGTCCGCTTGCAGTGGGGAGGATGTCAAAGGGTTGCCGTGCCCACTTGATCCAGCACTCGAATTGGGCCTGTGACATCCCCTGTGAGAAACTGCCGCAGGTAAGGATTGTCTGTTGTTTTCGCTTCGGCGCGGCTGCCCTGCCAGCAAATACGTCCTTGATAGAGCAAGATGAGGCGATCGCCCGTGCGCTCGATGGTACTGTTTTGGTGAGTCACAATAGCGTAGGCATGACCTGTGCGTTCCTTAAGATCGCGGATGAGCTGCTCCACGACGGTTGAGGCAATGGGGTCTAAGCCTGCGGTGGGTTCGTCGTACAGCAGTAATCGCGGATCATCCTCGGTATCATCGGGATTGTCAGCAATGGCACGGGCTAAACTCACCCGCTTGCGCATACCGCCAGAGAGTTGCGCTGGATAGAGGTCTTCCATCCCAGATAAGCCCACCATCGCTAGTTTTTCACTGACAATCTCGCGGATGCGTGCCTCCGGCAGTCGTGTGTGGTGATACAGATAAAAGCCGACATTTTCGCCAACTGTAAGCGAGTCAAACAGCGCCGACTGTTGGAATACCATACTCATGCGCACGTGGTGATGGCCGTCTTGCAGCAATCCTTGCCGCCGCTCCCCCGCAATATAAATCTCACCGCTATCCGGCTCCAGTAACCCTGCAATGAGGCGCAAAACCGTGGACTTGCCTGTTCCCGACGGCCCTAAAATGGCCAAGGCATCATCAGGATAAATGCAAAGATCGATGTTGTCTAAGACTCGCTGGTTGCCAAAGGCTTTCGAGATGCCTCGTAGTTCGACCAATGGCTCGGGCATGGTTACTGTCCCTACCTATGCAAATGGCTCACACTCAAGGTCTTCGATGGCTTGCAGACCCCGCGCATCCCCTAGCTTAAAGAGAGCGGCTTTGGCATCTTCTTGAACCCCCATATCACTGTCGTGCAGGGCAGCAATCAGGTGATCAATAGCCTCGGTATAAAGTTGCCCTAGGGGAATTTTGCGGCAAGCGTGCCCCAGCGCCCAAGCGCAGTTACTGCGAACGGCAGCAATGGTATCCTGCGCAAGGGCAAGGGCAAGGGCAGGAATGACGGTGGCCGCTGCGTCTTCACTGGCTTCAGCGACCTGTCCGAGGGAACTAGCTGCCCACAAACGCACCGCGGAAATGTCGGTCTGCAAGGCACGAATCAAGGGTTCTAGGGTGCGGCGATAAATTTCGGGAAAGGGAAAGCGGACACCACAGTTTCCCAACGCCCAGACAATCCCTTTGCGAACATAGCCATTCCAGTCTCGCTCGAGTTGCTGAATGAGCGCGTCCACAGCGGCGGTACTCAGGTTGCGCCCTAGGGCGTAGGCTGCACTGACCCGCACGAGGGGACAGGATTCCTGCAATAGGTGAATGAGGTGGGGGGTGGCACGCTCATCCTGTAGTTCACAAAAGGCACGGGCGGCTAGCATCCGCTCAGTGACATCTTCAGAGGTCAGCAGCCCCAGCATTATTTCTGGATCGGGGCGATCGCCTTCCTCACTCGGGAGCGCCGCTAGCGCATCTTCTGTGTCTGGGGTATCGAGGAAAGGAAAATCATTGTCATCCATAGTATTCCTACTGTACAGGATGGCATTAATCCCGACTAGCCCCTAGGATGCGGGATCAAGGGCGCTGTTCACTAGGCCTCTAAACCCATAGATGTGACGGCACCCCCCATAAGCCACTAACTGTACTGAGCGCTCATCTCCCGGCTCAAAGCGAATAGCCGTGCCCGCAGGAATATCTAAGCGCATCCCCTTTGCCTGCTCGCGGTCAAAGTGCAGGGCAGCATTCACTTCATAGAAATGGTAGTGAGATCCCACTTGGATGGGGCGATCGCCCGTGTTGGCCACCGTCAAGGTCACCGTGGGGCGACCAGCATTGAGTTCAAGGGTCCCCTCAGCGGGAATCAGTTCACCAGGAATCATGATGCCTCCAACATTTGCAACGTATGCATTGACATACTCCCCTGCCTAAAGGCAGGGGATTCTTGTTCTTGGTTCTGCGAGCGCACTTACTTCATCAGGTTGCCCATCAAAAGCAGAGGTGCATCTCTCCCCAAGCGTTCCCTCTTGCGAGGTGGTTCCCTTTTGCCCAAAGGTACCGTTGAGCCACTCCATTCCCAAGATGCTTAGTCCCTTCTTGAGGATGTTCAGAGCCGCGTTCTGGTCTCTGTCCATCTCAAACCCACACCTAGGACAACTATGGGTTCTAGTGGATAAGGTTTTCACGACCCTATGCCCACAGTTACTGCAATCCTGCGTGGTGTACTGCGGCGGCACGCTGACTACTGCCTTGTCCCATACCTTACCGTAGTAGTCTAGCCAAGCAGTGAATTGAGACCAGCCAGCATCATGGATGGATTTGGCAAGATGATGATTCTTAACTAGATTCTTCACCTGCAAGTCTTCATACGCCACGACATCGTGAGATGCCACCACGCACCGTGCCTGCTTAATTGCCCAGTCTTTACGCTGGCGTTGAACTTTCAGATGTACTTTGCCTAGTCGCTTTCTTTGCTTGTGGTAGTTCTTGGATTGAGGTTTCGCCCCTTTCCTGAACTTCCGACTTAACCTGCGTTGATGCTGTTTTAACCTCCGTTCACTACGTCTTAAAAACTTAGGACAATCGACCGTGTTTCCGTTCTGGTCGGTGTAAAAGTGTTTTAACCCCAAGTCAATACCGATGACATTGCCTGTGTATTGTCCTTGCTCTTTGCGCTCTACATCCAAGCAGAATTGAGCATAGTACCCATCTGCCCTGCGTATCACCCGCACCCGATTGATTTTGGAGTTCAGGATATGGTGTCTTGCTTCTCCATTGCAGTACAGAGCAAACGAACCAGCATTAAAGTCATCAGTGAAGGTGATGGACATTCCATCTCCTGACAGCTTCCAGCCCGATACCTTGTATTCCACAGAACGGCAATGCTTCTTAAACTTGGGATACCCTTTCTTGATCGCCTTGTTTCTGCAGTTGGTATAGAAGCGAGAGATGGAAGCCCAAGCTCGCTCTGCACTTGCCTGCCTTGCTGATGAGTTTAACTTCTTGGCAAAGGCAAACTCTTTAGATAAGTCTTTGCAGTGGGCATAGAGAACAGCTTTGTTTACGCTCTTGTTGTCCATCCAGTACCGCACACATTTGTTTCTGACAAACTGAGCGGTGCGGATGGCTTCATCCAGAGCCTGATACTGCTCTGCTGTGCCGTTTAGTAGCTTGGCTTCTCTGACTAACATAATGATATTTTATTACAAAAAAACGCCGTAAAGCCCCTGCCTTCAGGCATGGGGATATAAGGCGCATGTTGTGTTATCAAAAATTTTGGGTCTAAAAACTTGTCTTTTAGAGTGGTTTTAGATTAAACTAAAACCAGAGGTAAGGGTAATCAACCTCTCTAAAAACCCAATAGCCTAACGGCTAGAAAACAACCTAAGTTTTTTTGGTTGGTTTAACAGTACCTTTGGGCAAAAGGGAACTGCCCCGAAAGGGGGAACGCTTGGGGAGATAAGCACCGCTGCCGTGGAGGGGAAACCCGAAATGGTAAGTGCTGTCGCAGAACCAAGAACAAGAATCCCCTGCCTTTAGGCATGGGGAGTATGTCAAGAGGAATGAATATCAATCTTTTCAATGAACGTGCGAATCTCGTTGAGGTCAATGTA harbors:
- a CDS encoding RNA-guided endonuclease InsQ/TnpB family protein, which encodes MLVREAKLLNGTAEQYQALDEAIRTAQFVRNKCVRYWMDNKSVNKAVLYAHCKDLSKEFAFAKKLNSSARQASAERAWASISRFYTNCRNKAIKKGYPKFKKHCRSVEYKVSGWKLSGDGMSITFTDDFNAGSFALYCNGEARHHILNSKINRVRVIRRADGYYAQFCLDVERKEQGQYTGNVIGIDLGLKHFYTDQNGNTVDCPKFLRRSERRLKQHQRRLSRKFRKGAKPQSKNYHKQRKRLGKVHLKVQRQRKDWAIKQARCVVASHDVVAYEDLQVKNLVKNHHLAKSIHDAGWSQFTAWLDYYGKVWDKAVVSVPPQYTTQDCSNCGHRVVKTLSTRTHSCPRCGFEMDRDQNAALNILKKGLSILGMEWLNGTFGQKGTTSQEGTLGERCTSAFDGQPDEVSALAEPRTRIPCL